One window of Triplophysa rosa linkage group LG10, Trosa_1v2, whole genome shotgun sequence genomic DNA carries:
- the nkx2.1 gene encoding homeobox protein Nkx-2.1: MSMSPKHTTPFSVSDILSPLEESYKKVSMEGNNLGAPLASYRQPQVTQAAMQQHHMGHNGTVPAAYHMTAAGVSQLSHTAMGGYCNGNLGNMSDLPAYQDGMRGSTTATGWYGTNPDPRFSTISRFMGSSSGMNMGGMSTLSSLADVGKGMGPLTSTPRRKRRVLFSQAQVYELERRFKQQKYLSAPEREHLASMIHLTPTQVKIWFQNHRYKMKRQAKDKVSQQQMQQDSGSCQQQQQQSPRRVAVPVLVKDGKPCQGSSHASNTGVQNHHHQGGNVMIMSNNSSSMGQHQSQQVGSAGQSPDLGQHTASPPSLQTQVSGLSHLNSTGSEYGAALPCSALLYGRTW; this comes from the exons ATGTCGATGAGCCCTAAGCATACGACTCCTTTTTCTGTATCCGATATCTTAAGTCCTCTTGAGGAGAGCTACAAGAAAGTGAGTATGGAGGGGAACAACCTGGGGGCTCCTCTTGCCTCGTACAGACAACCTCAAGTCACGCAAGCGGCGATGCAGCAGCACCACATGGGCCACAATGGAACAGTACCCGCTGCCTACCACATGACTGCGGCTGGAGTTTCCCAGCTGTCACACACTGCAATGGGCGGCTATTGTAACGGGAATTTGGGCAACATGAGCGACCTGCCGGCCTATCAAGACGGCATGAGAGGCAGCACGACGGCCACCGGTTGGTACGGAACGAATCCGGACCCACGCTTCTCCACAA TCTCTCGTTTCATGGGCTCCTCGTCTGGTATGAATATGGGCGGTATGAGCACTCTGAGTTCATTGGCGGATGTGGGTAAAGGCATGGGTCCGTTAACCAGCACACCTCGAAGGAAAAGACGAGTGCTCTTCTCCCAGGCGCAGGTGTACGAGCTTGAGCGACGATTCAAGCAGCAGAAATATCTCTCTGCGCCGGAAAGGGAGCATCTGGCGAGTATGATTCACCTGACTCCAACTCAAGTTAAAATTTGGTTTCAAAACCACCGatataaaatgaaaaggcaGGCCAAAGACAAAGTGTCCCAGCAGCAAATGCAACAAGACAGTGGCTCCTGTCAGCAGCAGCAACAGCAGTCTCCACGGCGGGTGGCCGTGCCAGTGTTGGTGAAGGACGGAAAGCCATGCCAAGGCAGCAGCCACGCTTCCAACACCGGTGTACAAAACCACCATCACCAGGGGGGGAACGTCATGATTATGTCCAATAACAGTTCTTCAATGGGCCAGCATCAAAGTCAGCAGGTAGGCAGCGCGGGACAGTCGCCAGATCTGGGTCAACACACTGCAAGCCCACCATCTCTCCAAACCCAGGTATCCGGCCTGTCACACCTGAACTCTACCGGTTCCGAATATGGAGCTGCTTTGCCCTGCTCCGCTTTGCTCTATGGTAGGACATGGTGA
- the nkx2.9 gene encoding NK2 transcription factor related, locus 9 — MAMSNKFSFTVRSILDLPENDTDRMAPHSPVGSFSASPYSSWTENDRGHCISSDESNPEASPDSTGPDELSLDAEEHEKRKKRRVLFSKAQTYELERRFRQQRYLSAPEREQLAHLLRLTPTQVKIWFQNHRYKMKRARMECAHDLNQPPVLRRVVVPILVRDGKPYPNCNIETEKGSCVVPQMVPSSPFSVPSFQSLQQQTPFALFPTYQHFTNTPASRHHFCVW, encoded by the exons ATGGCTATGTCTAACAAGTTCAGTTTCACCGTGAGAAGTATTTTGGATTTGCCAGAAAACGACACTGATCGCATGGCACCCCATTCTCCAGTTGGTTCGTTCTCCGCATCACCTTACTCGTCCTGGACTGAGAATGACAGAGGTCATTGCATCT CGTCAGACGAGAGCAACCCCGAGGCTTCACCAGACTCCACAGGGCCTGATGAGCTCTCCTTAGATGCAGAGGAACACGAAAAGAGGAAGAAGCGTCGTGTTTTATTCTCCAAGGCTCAAACTTATGAGTTGGAAAGGCGCTTCCGTCAGCAACGTTACCTGTCCGCTCCAGAACGAGAGCAACTGGCTCACCTGTTACGACTCACGCCCACGCAGGTGAAGATCTGGTTCCAAAACCACAGATATAAAATGAAGAGAGCGCGGATGGAGTGCGCTCATGACCTCAATCAACCTCCAGTGCTGCGCAGGGTCGTGGTGCCAATTTTGGTCCGAGATGGCAAACCGTATCCGAACTGCAATATCGAGACAGAAAAAGGAAGCTGCGTCGTTCCGCAAATGGTTCCATCTTCACCCTTCAGCGTCCCAAGTTTTCAGTCGTTACAgcaacaaacaccatttgcgctTTTCCCCACATACCAGCACTTCACCAACACACCGGCCTCCCGTCACCACTTCTGTGTTTGGTGA